Proteins from a genomic interval of Sparus aurata chromosome 21, fSpaAur1.1, whole genome shotgun sequence:
- the LOC115572837 gene encoding uncharacterized protein LOC115572837, which produces MEHRLWIILAALFFECKGADRVIQPTGDVIAAEGDTVTLDCSFETSNPSPTLYWYKQEVNNFPKYILKCFSKTVENADDFEKDRFNATIINNSVPLKIQKLQLSDSAVYYCALQPTVTGNTKTLYKNLWSKDNMDNNRYSVQDALVVIHVDDSEGCESSSDEDLEDPDYTPKDMENESRESSDSDCSESGDLDEVPQTKINPEAKYNYPGQ; this is translated from the exons ATGGAACATCGGCTGTGGATTATTCTTGCTGCTCTGTTCTTTg agtgtaaaggagcagacagagtgatccagccaacaggagatgtcattgctgctgaaggagacacagttacactggACTGCTCATTTGAGACCAGTAACCCAAGTCCAACTTTGTActggtacaaacaggaagtaaacaacTTCCCAAAGTAcattctgaaatgtttctcaaaAACAGTAGAAAATGCTGACGACTTTGAGAAAGACAGATTTAATGCTACAATCATCAACaactcagttcctctgaagatccagaagcttcagctgtctgactctgctgtgtactactgtgctctgcagcccacagtgacaggaaacaccaaaactctgtacaaaaacctttggagcaaagacaa TATGGATAATAATCGATACAGTGTTCAGGATGCATTGGTAGTCATCCATGTAGACGACAGTGAGGGATGTGAAAGTAGCTCAGATGAAGACCTTGAAGACCCTGATTACACTCCCAAAGACATGGAGAATGAGTCAAGAGAGTCTAGTGATTCAGACTGCAGTGAATCAGGTGATTTAGATGAAGTACCTCAAACAAAGATAAACCCTGAAGCAAAATACAACTACCCAGGACAATGA